In Primulina huaijiensis isolate GDHJ02 chromosome 6, ASM1229523v2, whole genome shotgun sequence, a single window of DNA contains:
- the LOC140979624 gene encoding zinc finger CCCH domain-containing protein 53-like isoform X2, translating into MDASEATQIVMSRIQILDPENASRIMGVILIQDQGEKEMIRLAFGSEAVLLTYVNKAKAVLGIPSSSPGVNPSAPLSISVGSNCPFPQTSPRILVPNNGFHLSNPSSPAGSFPRSSPRPISYAAVVNGSNASASSVNNGSGSPSLHFYGGNDFNDEILSGGGGGVHNQVQDQLLFVDDPLVDPIMSPSGRSDSLVYPFGEDVSSVPSPHSNPFHRRSCSVNDASFLANLEEGGGGNGYGWRPCMYFARGFCKNGSTCKFLHSDIGGGDAIEVGSPGQNVSGFDEFFRMKALQQQKFALMASGGHYPFAYNKGMNFLNENQRSAAAAAAALMMGDEFHKFSRCRLERNDYAPMGLGAGSSSNSRQIYLTFPADSTFREEDVSNYFSMFGPVQDVRIPYQQKRMFGFVTFVFPETVKLILAKGNPHFVCDSRVLVKPYKEKGKVSDKNKHQHMEMGEYASCLSPTELDSREHFDVPFGPRMLLNSQETMLRRKLEQETELQHAVELQGRRMMNLQLMDLKNQQHGRRFVPSLPSGLPISSPRQSQMLINHNLIVSSSASNQDVSGEFDSGQEAAKSHTITDDDFNLVEETESLSNKNVVCVNKKSGHSDPSESLGYSLPDNLFSSPTKFAAENQSAFFPAFNEADDNIHVTNTSSNISPVLPSSSPLGMASLKPCYFQMPSH; encoded by the exons ATGGATGCATCTGAGGCTACACAGATAGTGATGTCGAGGATTCAGATTTTGGATCCAGAGAACGCTTCAAGAATCATGGGGGTTATACTGATACAAGACCAAGGTGAGAAGGAGATGATAAGATTAGCGTTTGGTTCTGAAGCGGTCTTGTTAACTTACGTTAACAAAGCGAAAGCTGTTCTTGGGATTCCTTCGAGTAGCCCGGGTGTGAACCCTTCAGCCCCTCTCTCGATTTCTGTTGGGTCGAACTGCCCATTTCCCCAGACTTCGCCTAGAATCTTGGTACCTAACAATGGATTTCATTTGAGCAATCCTTCTTCTCCGGCGGGGTCTTTCCCAAGAAGCAGCCCGAGGCCTATTTCTTATGCTGCTGTTGTGAATGGCTCGAATGCTAGTGCTAGCAGTGTTAATAATGGTTCAGGTTCCCCAAGTTTGCATTTTTATGGAGGAAACGACTTTAACGATGAGATTCTGAGTGGTGGAGGTGGCGGGGTGCACAATCAAGTTCAAGATCAGCTTTTGTTTGTTGATGACCCTCTCGTGGATCCGATAATGAGTCCCAGCGGCAGGAGTGATTCACTGGTTTACCCATTTGGTGAGGATGTCAGCAGCGTTCCTTCGCCTCACTCTAACCCATTTCACAGGAGGAGTTGCTCTGTGAATGATGCCTCATTTCTTGCAAATCTCGAGGAAGGAGGTGGTGGAAATGGATATGGGTGGAGGCCTTGCATGTACTTCGCGAGGGGTTTTTGCAAGAATGGTAGTACTTGCAAGTTCTTACACAGTGATATTGGTGGTGGTGACGCAATTGAAGTAGGGTCTCCAGGCCAGAACGTTTCAGGTTTTGATGAATTTTTTAGAATGAAGGCTCTTCAGCAGCAGAAATTTGCTCTTATGGCTTCTGGAGGTCACTACCCTTTTGCTTACAACAAGGGCATGAACTTTCTGAATGAGAACCAGAG AtcggctgctgctgctgctgctgcattgATGATGGGAGATGAATTCCACAAATTTAGTAGGTGTCGGCTTGAGAGGAACGACTATGCACCGATGGGACTGGGTGCTGGTTCAAGCTCGAACTCTCGACAGATTTACTTGACATTTCCAGCTGATAGTACGTTCAGGGAGGAGGATGTTTCGAATTACTTTAG TATGTTTGGACCAGTGCAAGATGTTAGGATTCCGTATCAGCAAAAGCGAATGTTTGGATTTGTTACATTTGTCTTCCCAGAGACTGTGAAGCTCATTTTGGCAAAAGGGAATCCTCATTTCGTTTGTGATTCTCGTGTGCTTGTCAAACCgtacaaagaaaaaggaaaagtttCGGACAA GAACAAACATCAACACATGGAGATGGGGGAATATGCATCTTGTTTGAGCCCAACTGAGCTTGATTCTAGAGAACACTTTGATGTTCCATTTG GGCCAAGGATGTTACTAAATTCCCAAGAGACTATGCTTAGAAGAAAATTGGAGCAGGAGACAGAATTGCAGCATGCTGTGGAACTCCAAGGAAGGAGGATGATGAACTTACAACTAATGGACCTAAAAAATCAGCAGCATGGACGCCGTTTTGTGCCAAGCCTGCCGTCTGGTCTCCCAATTTCCTCTCCCAGACAGTCTCAGATGCTGATAAATCATAATCTTATCGTTTCTTCTAGTGCCAGTAATCAGGATGTTTCAGGAG AGTTTGATAGCGGCCAAGAAGCAGCTAAATCTCATACTATAACAGATGATGATTTCAATTTGGTGGAAGAGACTGAATCTTTGTCTAACAAAAATGTTGTTTGTGTCAATAAGAAATCCGGTCACTCTGATCCCTCTGAAAG CTTGGGATACTCTCTTCCGGATAACCTTTTTTCTTCTCCTACCAAATTCGCTGCTGAAAACCAGTCTGCTTTCTTCCCTGCTTTCAATGAAGCTGATGATAACATACATGTTACAAACACATCTTCTAACATCTCCCCTGTACTCCCAAGCAGTTCTCCCCTTGGCATGGCTTCTCTCAAGCCATGTTACTTTCAAATGCCAAG CCATTAA
- the LOC140979624 gene encoding zinc finger CCCH domain-containing protein 53-like isoform X1, producing the protein MDASEATQIVMSRIQILDPENASRIMGVILIQDQGEKEMIRLAFGSEAVLLTYVNKAKAVLGIPSSSPGVNPSAPLSISVGSNCPFPQTSPRILVPNNGFHLSNPSSPAGSFPRSSPRPISYAAVVNGSNASASSVNNGSGSPSLHFYGGNDFNDEILSGGGGGVHNQVQDQLLFVDDPLVDPIMSPSGRSDSLVYPFGEDVSSVPSPHSNPFHRRSCSVNDASFLANLEEGGGGNGYGWRPCMYFARGFCKNGSTCKFLHSDIGGGDAIEVGSPGQNVSGFDEFFRMKALQQQKFALMASGGHYPFAYNKGMNFLNENQRSAAAAAAALMMGDEFHKFSRCRLERNDYAPMGLGAGSSSNSRQIYLTFPADSTFREEDVSNYFSMFGPVQDVRIPYQQKRMFGFVTFVFPETVKLILAKGNPHFVCDSRVLVKPYKEKGKVSDKNKHQHMEMGEYASCLSPTELDSREHFDVPFGPRMLLNSQETMLRRKLEQETELQHAVELQGRRMMNLQLMDLKNQQHGRRFVPSLPSGLPISSPRQSQMLINHNLIVSSSASNQDVSGEFDSGQEAAKSHTITDDDFNLVEETESLSNKNVVCVNKKSGHSDPSESLGYSLPDNLFSSPTKFAAENQSAFFPAFNEADDNIHVTNTSSNISPVLPSSSPLGMASLKPCYFQMPRSH; encoded by the exons ATGGATGCATCTGAGGCTACACAGATAGTGATGTCGAGGATTCAGATTTTGGATCCAGAGAACGCTTCAAGAATCATGGGGGTTATACTGATACAAGACCAAGGTGAGAAGGAGATGATAAGATTAGCGTTTGGTTCTGAAGCGGTCTTGTTAACTTACGTTAACAAAGCGAAAGCTGTTCTTGGGATTCCTTCGAGTAGCCCGGGTGTGAACCCTTCAGCCCCTCTCTCGATTTCTGTTGGGTCGAACTGCCCATTTCCCCAGACTTCGCCTAGAATCTTGGTACCTAACAATGGATTTCATTTGAGCAATCCTTCTTCTCCGGCGGGGTCTTTCCCAAGAAGCAGCCCGAGGCCTATTTCTTATGCTGCTGTTGTGAATGGCTCGAATGCTAGTGCTAGCAGTGTTAATAATGGTTCAGGTTCCCCAAGTTTGCATTTTTATGGAGGAAACGACTTTAACGATGAGATTCTGAGTGGTGGAGGTGGCGGGGTGCACAATCAAGTTCAAGATCAGCTTTTGTTTGTTGATGACCCTCTCGTGGATCCGATAATGAGTCCCAGCGGCAGGAGTGATTCACTGGTTTACCCATTTGGTGAGGATGTCAGCAGCGTTCCTTCGCCTCACTCTAACCCATTTCACAGGAGGAGTTGCTCTGTGAATGATGCCTCATTTCTTGCAAATCTCGAGGAAGGAGGTGGTGGAAATGGATATGGGTGGAGGCCTTGCATGTACTTCGCGAGGGGTTTTTGCAAGAATGGTAGTACTTGCAAGTTCTTACACAGTGATATTGGTGGTGGTGACGCAATTGAAGTAGGGTCTCCAGGCCAGAACGTTTCAGGTTTTGATGAATTTTTTAGAATGAAGGCTCTTCAGCAGCAGAAATTTGCTCTTATGGCTTCTGGAGGTCACTACCCTTTTGCTTACAACAAGGGCATGAACTTTCTGAATGAGAACCAGAG AtcggctgctgctgctgctgctgcattgATGATGGGAGATGAATTCCACAAATTTAGTAGGTGTCGGCTTGAGAGGAACGACTATGCACCGATGGGACTGGGTGCTGGTTCAAGCTCGAACTCTCGACAGATTTACTTGACATTTCCAGCTGATAGTACGTTCAGGGAGGAGGATGTTTCGAATTACTTTAG TATGTTTGGACCAGTGCAAGATGTTAGGATTCCGTATCAGCAAAAGCGAATGTTTGGATTTGTTACATTTGTCTTCCCAGAGACTGTGAAGCTCATTTTGGCAAAAGGGAATCCTCATTTCGTTTGTGATTCTCGTGTGCTTGTCAAACCgtacaaagaaaaaggaaaagtttCGGACAA GAACAAACATCAACACATGGAGATGGGGGAATATGCATCTTGTTTGAGCCCAACTGAGCTTGATTCTAGAGAACACTTTGATGTTCCATTTG GGCCAAGGATGTTACTAAATTCCCAAGAGACTATGCTTAGAAGAAAATTGGAGCAGGAGACAGAATTGCAGCATGCTGTGGAACTCCAAGGAAGGAGGATGATGAACTTACAACTAATGGACCTAAAAAATCAGCAGCATGGACGCCGTTTTGTGCCAAGCCTGCCGTCTGGTCTCCCAATTTCCTCTCCCAGACAGTCTCAGATGCTGATAAATCATAATCTTATCGTTTCTTCTAGTGCCAGTAATCAGGATGTTTCAGGAG AGTTTGATAGCGGCCAAGAAGCAGCTAAATCTCATACTATAACAGATGATGATTTCAATTTGGTGGAAGAGACTGAATCTTTGTCTAACAAAAATGTTGTTTGTGTCAATAAGAAATCCGGTCACTCTGATCCCTCTGAAAG CTTGGGATACTCTCTTCCGGATAACCTTTTTTCTTCTCCTACCAAATTCGCTGCTGAAAACCAGTCTGCTTTCTTCCCTGCTTTCAATGAAGCTGATGATAACATACATGTTACAAACACATCTTCTAACATCTCCCCTGTACTCCCAAGCAGTTCTCCCCTTGGCATGGCTTCTCTCAAGCCATGTTACTTTCAAATGCCAAG AAGCCATTAA